One part of the Phragmites australis chromosome 3, lpPhrAust1.1, whole genome shotgun sequence genome encodes these proteins:
- the LOC133911883 gene encoding uncharacterized protein LOC133911883: MSKVLERSSLGVTTPTSSASPPKSKKHEKTVPHYLRASTGSCHDLCKYGHKNPSEEVPRFSGGRRKKLPTQLNNLTLHRSAILDRSKDVRNRSLSLAKSSISLGEAERVAPKITSANRKGVTSNEHLVLQTATSFDHKKLNSDGRNKHSMVAQKAPTNLQYSNGFPKFDQKATTPAKEATFGAKSRFPEKTLPGNSRNVDKVTTVKQSLLKRPASSPTKLNMIKHVPVSSQASSHHLFSKDKSTPKGKVTSPPATITRVRAKPGRSPTRSSNANINGKEGLDMSRSASVEIQEDDVQVTGYYAESTLAVLSSDATECIDNSRPAPEETSNSISEDAGMGSTEKSEVLAGETLQASAIALELQQSLDGQEFNGMLGESDPEHKLAEQNVVHGRASEDKDSQTDDPALCQLSEQLTAVENTDVYDPVLTESNSKIEDDQVKVNAPVESLIAEGKEEVGVHKFFERSPELVALDETHAEEPESCCDFASGNAAENDKADEVFDGRVNNCTSHCQSISETSSDVGLVEEPNSMQIEPSDSAVHELASVSNKNTFEHDGPKSRIFIPQSSEEPSDDEFYEEYDFELSESDESCTEDEEATINGSRDESLKAGYQRPIRISALELDNASITPYKLKFKRGKIVELPPDSCGPRRLKFRRKAANEVSGGESQPVRKIYRRNNTNNTVPANPDVESPGVKLRHQDTQEKKDAQGLFNNVIEETASKLVESRKSKVKALVGAFETVISLQDGKPTSSTQQASNSQDSVQDDEGNAPEEAE; the protein is encoded by the coding sequence ATGTCCAAAGTTTTGGAAAGAAGTTCACTCGGTGTCACCACACCTACGagttcagcttcacctccaaaGTCAAAAAAGCATGAAAAGACAGTACCGCATTATCTCAGAGCTTCTACAGGCTCATGCCATGATCTATGCAAGTACGGACACAAAAATCCTTCGGAAGAGGTGCCTAGGTTttcaggaggaagaagaaagaaactcCCTACTCAGCTGAATAATTTGACATTGCACAGATCAGCTATCTTGGATAGGTCCAAGGATGTCAGGAATAGGAGTCTTTCACTAGCCAAGTCGAGTATATCTCTGGGTGAAGCTGAACGGGTTGCACCCAAGATAACATCAGCAAATCGGAAAGGTGTTACATCCAATGAGCATTTGGTTCTGCAGACTGCCACATCATTTGATCATAAAAAATTGAACTCAGATGGCAGAAACAAGCATTCAATGGTTGCACAGAAGGCTCCAACAAATCTACAGTATTCAAATGGATTtccaaaatttgatcaaaaggCAACAACGCCAGCCAAGGAGGCCACATTTGGTGCGAAGTCGAGGTTTCCAGAGAAGACTTTGCCTGGGAATTCCAGAAATGTGGACAAAGTCACAACAGTTAAGCAATCATTGCTTAAGAGGCCAGCTTCATCTCCTACTAAGCTCAACATGATTAAACATGTGCCTGTTTCATCTCAGGCTTCTAGTCATCATCTATTTTCAAAAGATAAAAGTACTCCGAAAGGAAAGGTTACATCTCCACCAGCAACTATTACTAGAGTGCGTGCAAAACCTGGACGAAGTCCTACAAGGTCAAGCAATGCAAATATAAATGGGAAGGAAGGCTTGGACATGTCCAGATCTGCTTCGGTTGAAATACAAGAAGATGATGTTCAAGTTACAGGCTATTATGCCGAGTCAACACTAGCAGTACTGTCTTCAGATGCCACAGAATGCATAGACAATTCTCGACCAGCACCAGAAGAAACAAGTAATTCCATTTCAGAGGACGCTGGGATGGGAAGCACAGAAAAGAGTGAAGTATTAGCGGGCGAAACCCTCCAGGCCAGTGCCATTGCTCTTGAGCTGCAGCAATCATTAGATGGCCAGGAATTCAATGGTATGCTAGGTGAATCTGATCCAGAACATAAATTAGCAGAGCAGAATGTCGTTCATGGTCGAGCTTCAGAGGATAAAGACAGCCAAACAGATGATCCAGCTCTTTGCCAATTATCAGAACAATTAACAGCTGTGGAAAATACAGATGTATATGACCCTGTATTAACTGAAAGTAATTCgaaaattgaagatgatcaagttaAAGTCAATGCGCCTGTGGAGTCTCTAATCGCTGAAGGTAAGGAAGAAGTGGGAGTTCACAAATTTTTTGAAAGATCTCCAGAGCTAGTGGCACTTGATGAAACACATGCTGAGGAGCCTGAGTCTTGTTGTGATTTTGCATCTGGAAATGCAGCAGAGAATGACAAAGCTGATGAAGTTTTTGACGGTAGGGTGAATAACTGTACTTCTCACTGCCAATCAATTTCAGAAACTTCATCAGATGTTGGACTTGTGGAGGAACCTAATTCCATGCAAATTGAACCAAGTGATTCTGCTGTTCATGAGTTAGCAAGTGTCAGTAATAAAAATACCTTTGAACATGATGGACCGAAATCAAGGATTTTTATTCCACAATCATCAGAAGAACCGTCAGATGATGAATTTTATGAAGAATATGATTTTGAGTTAAGTGAATCAGATGAATCCTGTACAGAAGATGAAGAGGCGACAATCAATGGAAGTAGGGATGAATCTTTAAAGGCTGGTTACCAAAGACCAATAAGAATCTCAGCACTTGAACTGGATAATGCTAGTATCACACCTTACAAATTGAAGTTTAAGAGGGGTAAAATTGTTGAACTCCCACCAGACAGTTGTGGCCCAAGGAGACTGAAATTTAGAAGAAAGGCTGCAAATGAAGTTTCAGGTGGTGAAAGCCAACCGGTAAGAAAGATTTACAGGAGGAACAACACCAATAATACTGTTCCTGCTAACCCAGATGTGGAATCTCCCGGTGTGAAATTGCGACATCAAGACACACAAGAGAAAAAAGATGCACAAGGATTGTTCAATAACGTAATCGAAGAAACTGCAAGCAAGCTAGTGGAGTCCAGGAAAAGCAAGGTAAAGGCTTTAGTTGGTGCTTTTGAAACGGTGATCTCTCTCCAGGATGGCAAACCCACATCATCCACACAACAAGCTAGTAATTCGCAAGATTCAGTTCAAGATGACGAGGGAAATGCACCTGAGGAAGCTGAATAG
- the LOC133911884 gene encoding heparanase-like protein 2 yields MELRLLLLALICLHAPRWASAPQPEDATVIVKGSSRIAETDENYVCTTIDWWPPEKCNYNQCPWGQSSILNLDLDHPFLAQAIQAFDNLRIRLGGSLQDRVVYDVGTDSPCSPFRNMSNGLFGFSIGCLTMDRWDKLNDIFQKTGAIVTFGLNALYGRYNVRRYVWAGKWNSTNAYDFVKYTISKGYPVDSWEFGNELSGHGIGAKVDAKLYGKDVVELKSILRQLYVAPMSQPLLLAPGGFFDQQWYSQLLQTSGHGVVSALTHHVYNLGGGDDVHLIRKILDPKYLDRAEDTYRDMQLTIQRHGTWASAWVSESGGVFNNGGLLVSNTFINSIWYLDQLGMASKYNTKVFCRQTLIGGHYGLLDSQTFLPNPDYYSALLWHRLMGNGVLSVDINAPRPLRAYAHCRKQKLGITFLLINLSNTTGYNVTLQNDINVSLDKRPDLKKRSSFTHRLKRAVSWLGRKPSSDTRKREEYHLTAKDGDLQSKTMLLNGVPLELGDDGSVPALDPVLVAVDSPVYLAPTSIAFVVLPKFEAKACS; encoded by the exons ATGGAGTTGAGGCTGCTGCTTCTTGCGCTCATCTGTCTGCATGCTCCTCGTTGGGCTTCGGCTCCGCAGCCGGAGGACGCGACGGTCATAGTTAAAGGATCAAGTAGGATTGCTGAAACCGATGAGAATTACGTGTGCACTACAATTGACTGGTGGCCGCCGGAGAAGTGCAACTACAATCAATGTCCATGGGGTCAGTCTTCAATTCTGAATTTG GATTTGGATCACCCATTTCTGGCTCAAGCAATTCAAG CATTTGATAATCTGAGGATTAGGCTGGGAGGATCCTTGCAAGACCGAGTGGTTTATGACGTGGGAACAGATAGTCCATGCTCCCCGTTCAGAAATATGTCCAATGGCTTGTTTGGTTTCTCAATTGGTTGCCTAACTATGGATAGGTGGGACAAGCTGAATGATATATTCCAGAAAACAGG AGCAATTGTCACATTTGGTCTGAATGCACTCTACGGAAGGTATAATGTTCGACGTTATGTCTGGGCAGGCAAATGGAACTCCACAAATGCATATGATTTTGTAAAATACACGATCTCAAAGGGATACCCAGTTGACTCATGGGAATTCG GCAATGAGCTGAGTGGGCATGGGATCGGGGCAAAAGTCGATGCTAAACTTTATGGAAAGGATGTAGTTGAACTTAAATCTATCCTTCGGCAATTGTATGTGGCTCCAATGTCCCAGCCACTCCTGTTAGCCCCTGGAGGATTCTTTGATCAACAGTGGTACTCTCAGCTACTTCAGACTTCAGGTCATGGTGTTGTCAGTGCCTTAACGcatcatgtatataatcttgGTGGAG GGGACGATGTTCATCTTATAAGGAAGATCTTAGATCCAAAGTACTTAGATCGTGCTGAAGATACTTATAGAGACATGCAACTTACCATCCAAAGGCATGGAACATGGGCTTCTGCTTGGGTCAGTGAAAGTGGAGGTGTATTCAACAATGGTGGTCTGCTGGTGTCAAATACATTCATCAATAGCATCTG GTATCTGGATCAGCTTGGAATGGCATCTAAGTACAATACAAAAGTGTTCTGCAGGCAGACTCTCATCGGTGGCCACTATGGTCTGCTTGACTCACAAACATTTTTGCCAAATCCTGATTACTACAG tgcTCTACTATGGCATCGGCTTATGGGCAATGGAGTTCTTTCAGTTGATATCAATGCACCACGTCCGTTACGTGCTTATGCTCATTGTAGGAAACAAAAG CTAGGCATCACTTTTCTCTTGATCAACCTAAGCAACACTACTGGATACAACGTCACTCTCCAGAATGACATCAATGTCAGCCTCGACAAAAGACCCGACCTCAAAAAGCGCAGTTCTTTCACGCACAGGCTCAAAAGAGCAGTTTCATGGCTGGGGAGGAAACCATCAAGCGACACCAGAAAGAGGGAGGAGTATCATCTGACGGCCAAGGATGGGGACCTCCAGAGCAAGACGATGCTGCTCAACGGCGTCCCATTGGAACTGGGAGATGATGGCAGCGTTCCGGCCCTGGATCCGGTGCTTGTTGCTGTCGACTCGCCTGTATACCTAGCACCAACATCAATCGCCTTTGTTGTTCTACCAAAGTTTGAGGCTAAGGCTTGTTCTTAA